The Falco peregrinus isolate bFalPer1 chromosome 12, bFalPer1.pri, whole genome shotgun sequence genome has a segment encoding these proteins:
- the LOC101916197 gene encoding platelet glycoprotein V: MLVFRLLVVIKLFFQLDASVCPEKCNCSSKNAIHCSGPHIKDLESLNLPCNMTEIYIMDTNVAYLQDEFSRMVELQHLILSSNNISVISPMAFKGLRRLKALKLLDNKLVELPPEVFDDMVQLQQLIIENNRLKSITENLFDKLAGLEELFLNKNQLRALPSGMLKKLAKLKVLNLSRNYLAALPRNIFSALTRLEKLMLYFNRLSSIESGMFDSLKGLLELFLHSNNIQSIAPGAFHCLEKLRILTLSRNKLEVLPPGLFLHLHDLSKLTLYRNPLKSLPEVLFGEMRHLGSLWLYHTKLSTIPNFVFSNLTNLELLVLSFNPELSVLPKNVFSGLNELRGLSLHTNNISSLPEDIFLSLQKLQNISLFDNSLEVLPRNLFHNLKHLQKVYLNSTKLQSLPGDFFTASPELQEVCLDDNPWKCDCQILGFRDWLQRSLQIVKNVPSLTCHSPLALQSVSVVALTADHLKCLPATAGTYPAFSSAYSRTSTSLVMEHLMSSWDTDTSTPTSIPPGVTYSYVKDAAQPTFRFSEVPTQTYPSIVVQTSSVRGTDLTTLAWWEELSAHRSAKPYFNARVSYCQLFLYLHGLILALQTVTIVLGVYVMGKTRQLLRSRNAPARPVVLIKFLRR; this comes from the coding sequence ATGTTGGTGTTTCGTTTGTTAGTGGTGATCaagcttttcttccagctggaTGCATCTGTTTGTCCCGAGAAGTGCAACTGCTCTTCAAAAAATGCAATTCATTGCTCTGGTCCTCACATAAAAGACCTGGAATCATTAAATCTGCCTTGCAACATGACAGAAATTTACATAATGGACACAAATGTAGCATACTTGCAGGATGAGTTTTCTAGAATGGTGGAACTGCAGCATCTCATCTTGTCTTCGAACAACATCTCTGTGATTTCACCAATGGCTTTTAAAGGCTTGAGAAGGCTAAAAGCCCTCAAGCTGCTAGATAATAAGCTGGTTGAACTTCCCCCAGAAGTGTTCGATGACATGGTGCAGCTTCAGCAGCTGATCATTGAAAATAACAGGTTGAAATCCATCACAGAAAACCTGTTTGACAAACTAGCTGGTTTGGAGGAGCTTTTCTTGAACAAAAACCAACTAAGAGCACTTCCTAGTGGCATGCTGAAGAAACTCGCCAAACTCAAAGTACTGAACTTGTCGAGAAATTATTTGGCAGCACTGCCTCGAAATATATTCAGTGCATTAACCAGGCTCGAGAAGCTGATGCTGTATTTTAACAGGCTGTCTTCAATAGAGTCTGGTATGTTTGACAGCCTGAAGGGGCTGCTGGAACTCTTCCTGCACTCCAATAACATCCAGTCCATCGCCCCTGGTGCGTTTCATTGTCTTGAGAAACTGAGAATCCTAACGCTTTCCAGAAACAAGCTTGAAGTTTTGCCTCCTGGGCTCTTTCTGCACTTACATGATCTGTCTAAATTGACCTTGTACAGGAACCCACTGAAGTCTCTTCCAGAAGTATTGTTTGGGGAGATGAGGCATCTTGGTAGCCTGTGGCTGTATCACACAAAGCTCTCAACAATACCAAATTTTGTGTTCAGTAACTTGACAAATTTAGAGCTTCTTGTGCTGAGTTTTAATCCAGAGCTTAGTGTTCTTCCTAAGAATGTGTTCAGTGGTCTGAACGAACTGCGGGGCCTTTCTCTGCATACAAACAATATTTCCAGTTTGCCAGAGGACATCTTCCTGAGCCTTCAGAAACTGCAGAACATTTCCCTTTTTGATAACAGCCTCGAGGTTCTTCCTAGAAACCTCTTTCACAATCTCAAGCATCTTCAGAAAGTTTACCTGAACAGTACTAAGCTGCAGTCTCTCCCTGGAGACTTCTTCACCGCTTCACCTGAGCTGCAAGAAGTCTGCCTTGATGACAACCCTTGGAAATGTGATTGCCAAATTCTTGGTTTCCGAGACTGGCTCCAAAGGAGCTTGCAGATAGTTAAAAATGTGCCCTCTCTGACATGTCACAGCCCACTGGCACTGCAGAGTGTTTCTGTGGTGGCTCTGACAGCTGATCACCTGAAGTGCCTGCCAGCCACTGCTGGTACGTACCCAGCATTCAGCTCGGCTTACTCCCGGACGTCGACTTCCCTTGTGATGGAGCATTTAATGTCGTCTTGGGACACAGATACCAGCACACCCACATCAATTCCTCCAGGTGTTACCTATTCTTATGTCAAAGACGCTGCACAGCCTACATTTCGTTTCTCAGAAGTTCCAACCCAAACCTATCCCAGCATCGTCGTACAAACCAGCAGTGTCAGGGGAACGGATTTAACTACTCTGGCCTGGTGGGAAGAGTTGTCAGCCCACAGGAGTGCTAAACCCTATTTTAATGCCAGAGTTTCTTATTGTCAGCTATTCTTGTACCTTCACGGTTTGATTTTAGCCCTCCAGACGGTAACCATTGTGCTCGGTGTGTATGTGATGGGTAAAACCAGGCAACTCTTGCGCTCCAGAAATGCTCCTGCTCGGCCTGTAGTTCTGATAAAATTTTTAAGAAGATAG